One window of the Pseudomonas lurida genome contains the following:
- a CDS encoding MFS transporter, translating into MNTLPAPLLAKISWRLLPFLLLMYIMAFLDRANVGFAKQAFQADTGLSDAAFAFGAGVFFVGYALLEVPSNLILHRVGARLWMCRIMVSWGLISAAMVFAHNETSFYVLRFLLGVAEAGFFPGVILYLTYWFPQAVRGKAMGFFYFGAPLAFIFGSPLSGLLLELDGFGGIHGWQWLFAVEGLMATAVGIWAYWYLDNRPADARWLTAAEREQVQRLLDQEDQHKTSHGRSLLTVLCQPSVLYLCLVYLLIQASVYGVVFYLPTQVGDLLGTKVGLLVGLVSAIPWLCALFAAWWIPAYSDRTGLRRQTACLTLLMAAAGIACSVTFANPLLGMLALCFAASGFIAVQPVFWTFPSSYLAGSAAAAGIALINSFGALGGFIAPVIKHWAEGAFDSPAAGLYLLSATTVLAALLVLGIHSPGRSVSKTPAAV; encoded by the coding sequence ATGAACACCCTGCCCGCGCCCCTGCTCGCCAAGATTTCCTGGCGGCTCCTGCCCTTCCTGCTGTTGATGTACATCATGGCCTTTCTCGACCGCGCCAACGTCGGGTTCGCCAAGCAAGCCTTCCAGGCCGATACCGGTTTGAGCGACGCCGCCTTCGCGTTCGGCGCAGGCGTGTTCTTTGTGGGTTACGCGCTGCTGGAAGTGCCCAGCAACCTGATCCTGCACCGCGTCGGTGCCCGCCTGTGGATGTGTCGCATCATGGTCAGTTGGGGCCTGATTTCTGCCGCCATGGTATTTGCCCATAACGAAACCAGCTTCTATGTCCTGCGCTTTTTACTCGGCGTTGCCGAAGCCGGGTTCTTCCCCGGCGTCATCCTCTACCTCACCTATTGGTTCCCCCAGGCCGTACGCGGCAAGGCCATGGGCTTCTTCTACTTTGGCGCGCCCCTGGCGTTCATCTTCGGCAGCCCGTTGTCCGGGTTGCTGTTGGAGCTGGATGGCTTCGGCGGCATACACGGCTGGCAATGGCTGTTCGCGGTGGAAGGCCTGATGGCAACGGCGGTGGGCATCTGGGCCTATTGGTACCTGGACAACCGCCCCGCCGACGCCAGGTGGCTGACCGCGGCAGAGCGCGAGCAGGTGCAGCGCCTGCTGGATCAAGAAGACCAGCACAAAACCTCCCACGGCCGCAGCCTGCTCACTGTGCTGTGCCAACCCTCGGTGTTGTACCTGTGCCTGGTGTACCTGCTGATCCAGGCCAGCGTATACGGTGTGGTGTTTTACCTGCCGACCCAGGTGGGTGACCTGCTCGGCACCAAGGTCGGGTTGCTGGTCGGGCTGGTCTCGGCCATCCCCTGGCTCTGCGCGTTGTTCGCCGCTTGGTGGATCCCCGCCTATTCCGACCGCACCGGCCTGCGTCGCCAGACCGCCTGCCTGACCCTGTTGATGGCCGCCGCCGGCATTGCCTGCTCGGTGACCTTCGCCAACCCGCTGCTGGGCATGCTCGCCCTGTGTTTCGCCGCCTCAGGCTTTATCGCCGTGCAACCGGTGTTCTGGACCTTCCCGTCCAGCTACCTGGCGGGCAGCGCCGCCGCAGCGGGTATTGCGCTGATCAACTCCTTCGGTGCACTCGGTGGCTTTATCGCCCCGGTCATCAAGCACTGGGCCGAAGGCGCCTTCGATTCCCCGGCAGCCGGCCTGTACCTGCTGTCCGCCACCACGGTACTGGCTGCGTTGCTGGTGCTGGGCATCCATTCACCCGGTCGCAGCGTGTCAAAAACGCCGGCCGCTGTTTAA
- the rhaM gene encoding L-rhamnose mutarotase, translating into MQTRAFRMNLNPGQAIEYQRRHDDLWPELAQALLEAGVVDYRIFLDEPTNALFAVLTHEDVHGLDELPGTALMQRWWTYMQDIMPSHADASPVSVDLLPMFQLTRP; encoded by the coding sequence ATGCAAACCCGTGCCTTTCGCATGAACCTCAACCCGGGGCAGGCCATCGAGTACCAGCGACGTCACGACGACCTCTGGCCGGAACTGGCCCAGGCACTGCTGGAAGCGGGCGTGGTGGATTACCGGATTTTCCTCGACGAACCCACCAACGCGCTGTTCGCCGTGCTGACCCACGAGGACGTCCACGGCCTGGATGAACTGCCCGGCACGGCGCTGATGCAGCGCTGGTGGACGTACATGCAGGACATCATGCCCAGCCATGCGGACGCCTCGCCGGTCAGTGTCGACTTGCTGCCGATGTTCCAACTGACACGCCCCTGA
- a CDS encoding sigma-70 family RNA polymerase sigma factor, with protein sequence MNDAVVPTHAPELTLSNLYRDHRSWLESWLRRRLGNAWDAADLSQDTFLRVLASAQPIAQMQEPRAYLVTVGKRLLVNFHQRRSLEQAYLNALASLPEACVPSPEQRWLVLETLQALDELLDGLPVLVRRAFLWSQLEGLGYREIAERLDVCERTVKRYMAQAYEHCLLVDL encoded by the coding sequence ATGAATGATGCTGTTGTTCCGACCCACGCCCCCGAACTGACCTTGTCGAACCTGTACCGCGACCACCGCAGTTGGCTGGAAAGCTGGCTGCGTCGGCGCCTGGGCAATGCCTGGGATGCAGCGGACCTGAGCCAGGATACGTTCTTGCGCGTACTCGCCAGCGCTCAGCCGATCGCGCAGATGCAGGAGCCTCGGGCCTATCTGGTGACGGTCGGCAAGCGGCTACTGGTGAATTTCCATCAGCGTCGCAGTCTTGAACAGGCTTATCTGAATGCCTTGGCCAGCCTGCCGGAAGCCTGCGTGCCGTCACCCGAACAACGCTGGCTGGTGCTGGAAACCCTGCAAGCCCTGGATGAGTTGCTCGATGGCTTGCCGGTGCTGGTGCGTCGCGCGTTTCTATGGAGCCAGTTGGAGGGCCTGGGTTATCGGGAAATCGCCGAGCGCCTCGACGTCTGCGAGCGCACCGTCAAACGATACATGGCCCAGGCCTACGAACACTGCTTGCTGGTGGACCTGTGA
- the rhmD gene encoding L-rhamnonate dehydratase — MGHLTIKHVRAFVLRGGGADYHDQADGHWIDDHIATPMSKYPEYRQSRRSFGINVLGTLVVEIEASDGTVGFAVTTGGEPAAYIVEKHLARFIEGARVTDLEKIWDQMYQSTLYYGRKGLVINTISGVDLALWDLLGKVRQEPVHQLLGGAVRDELQFYATGARPDLAQKMGFIGGKMPLHHGPSEGEEGLRKNLEQLATMRERVGPDFWLMLDCWMSLDLNYATKLAIGAHEHGLKWIEEALSPDDYWGYAALRDNVPKGMLVTTGEHEATRWGFRMLLEMGCCDIIQPDVGWCGGLTELVKISALADAHNALVVPHGSSVYSYHFVATRHNSPFAEFLMMAPKADEVVPMFHPQLLGEPVPVNGRMRLSALDKPGFGVDLNPDCQLHRPYNR; from the coding sequence ATGGGTCATCTCACCATCAAACATGTCCGCGCCTTTGTACTGCGAGGCGGCGGCGCCGATTACCACGACCAGGCCGATGGCCATTGGATCGACGACCATATCGCCACGCCCATGAGCAAGTACCCCGAGTACCGTCAGAGCCGTCGTAGCTTCGGTATCAACGTGCTTGGCACCCTGGTGGTGGAGATCGAGGCCAGCGACGGCACCGTTGGTTTCGCCGTGACCACCGGCGGCGAACCGGCCGCCTACATCGTCGAGAAGCACCTGGCACGTTTTATCGAAGGTGCCCGCGTCACCGACCTCGAAAAAATCTGGGACCAGATGTACCAGTCCACCCTCTATTACGGGCGCAAGGGCCTGGTGATCAACACGATTTCCGGTGTCGACCTGGCGCTGTGGGACCTGCTCGGCAAAGTCCGCCAGGAGCCTGTGCACCAACTGCTGGGCGGCGCGGTGCGTGACGAGTTGCAGTTCTATGCCACCGGCGCCCGTCCGGACCTCGCGCAGAAAATGGGTTTCATCGGCGGCAAAATGCCCCTGCATCACGGTCCCAGTGAGGGTGAGGAAGGCCTGCGCAAGAACCTCGAACAGTTGGCAACCATGCGCGAACGCGTCGGGCCGGACTTCTGGCTGATGCTCGATTGCTGGATGAGCCTGGACCTGAACTACGCCACCAAACTGGCGATCGGCGCCCATGAGCACGGGTTGAAGTGGATCGAGGAAGCGCTGTCACCGGACGACTACTGGGGCTATGCCGCACTGCGCGACAACGTGCCCAAGGGCATGCTGGTCACCACCGGCGAACACGAAGCCACCCGCTGGGGCTTTCGCATGCTGCTGGAAATGGGCTGCTGCGACATCATCCAGCCCGATGTCGGCTGGTGCGGCGGCCTTACCGAACTGGTGAAAATCTCGGCACTGGCCGACGCCCATAACGCGCTGGTGGTCCCCCACGGTTCGTCGGTGTACAGCTACCATTTTGTCGCCACCCGCCACAACAGCCCGTTCGCCGAGTTCCTGATGATGGCGCCCAAGGCGGATGAAGTGGTGCCAATGTTCCACCCGCAGCTGCTGGGCGAGCCGGTGCCAGTCAATGGCCGCATGCGTTTGTCGGCGTTGGATAAACCCGGCTTCGGCGTAGACCTGAACCCCGACTGCCAGCTGCACCGCCCGTACAACCGCTGA
- a CDS encoding SDR family NAD(P)-dependent oxidoreductase gives MLLADKTVIITGASRGIGRAAARECARQGARVVIGHSGSGQGTEAAYSLIEEIKAFGGQAIEVGGDAADPDTGDKLVAGAVKAFGSVDVFVNNAGICPFHSFLDMPREVYLKTVNTNLNGAYFAVQAAANQMKNQGRGGAIIAVSSISALVGGGMQTHYTPTKAGLHSLMQSCAIALGPYGIRCNSVLPGTIATDINKDDLADEEKLAYMTSRTPLGRLGEPDDVAGPIVFLASDMARYVTGASLLVDGGLFVNLQ, from the coding sequence ATGTTGCTTGCAGACAAAACCGTGATCATCACCGGTGCCTCCCGTGGCATCGGCCGCGCCGCCGCTCGTGAATGCGCGCGCCAGGGCGCCCGCGTGGTGATCGGCCACAGTGGCAGCGGCCAGGGTACCGAGGCCGCGTACTCGTTGATCGAAGAGATCAAGGCCTTCGGCGGCCAGGCCATTGAAGTCGGTGGCGACGCGGCCGACCCGGACACGGGCGACAAACTGGTGGCGGGAGCCGTGAAGGCCTTCGGCAGCGTGGATGTGTTCGTCAATAATGCCGGCATCTGCCCGTTCCACTCGTTCCTCGACATGCCTCGCGAGGTCTACCTGAAAACCGTCAACACCAACCTGAACGGCGCCTACTTCGCCGTACAGGCGGCCGCCAACCAGATGAAGAACCAGGGGCGTGGCGGCGCGATCATCGCCGTCAGCTCCATCAGTGCGCTGGTGGGCGGCGGCATGCAAACCCACTACACGCCGACCAAGGCCGGGCTGCATTCGTTGATGCAATCCTGCGCCATTGCCCTGGGGCCTTACGGCATTCGTTGCAACTCGGTACTGCCGGGCACCATCGCCACCGACATCAACAAGGACGACCTGGCCGACGAGGAAAAGCTCGCCTACATGACCTCGCGCACGCCGCTGGGGCGCCTGGGCGAACCGGACGATGTGGCCGGGCCAATCGTATTCCTCGCCTCGGACATGGCGCGTTATGTCACCGGCGCGTCGTTGCTGGTGGATGGCGGGTTGTTCGTTAACCTGCAGTAA
- a CDS encoding amidohydrolase family protein, whose translation MPLTPYSGPIIDSHLHLFDPHRPQGIPWPEPGNRLYAAHLPADYWAVAGQHNVVGAIAVEASPWRDDNRWLLDALRSDPRMLGFVGNLDPLHASFANDLDALAGEPLFLGLRYGNLWDRDLLLDQTRPGFLDGLRQLAATGRSLDSANPDPRLIKGLLHLSDALPELRIIVDHLPNAQVPAAQEAAFNADLLRLAERPNVFAKLAEIPQLGPQGLITDTAFYNDRLAVLWEAFGEDRCFFGSDWPNSDHLADFATTLGLVKRCMAGKPEAKQAKFFLHNAVRIYTPTPPHGDH comes from the coding sequence ATGCCCCTGACTCCCTATAGCGGCCCGATCATCGACAGTCATTTGCACCTGTTCGACCCGCACCGCCCCCAGGGCATTCCATGGCCCGAGCCGGGTAATCGACTGTACGCCGCGCACCTGCCGGCAGATTACTGGGCCGTGGCGGGCCAACACAACGTGGTCGGGGCTATCGCCGTTGAAGCCAGCCCGTGGCGCGACGACAACCGCTGGCTGCTCGACGCCCTGCGCAGCGACCCGCGCATGCTGGGCTTCGTCGGCAACCTCGACCCCCTGCACGCAAGCTTTGCCAACGACCTTGATGCCCTGGCAGGCGAGCCACTGTTCCTTGGCCTGCGCTACGGCAACCTGTGGGACCGTGACCTGCTGTTGGACCAGACCCGCCCTGGGTTTCTCGACGGCCTGCGCCAGCTCGCCGCCACAGGGCGAAGCCTGGACAGCGCCAACCCGGACCCGCGACTGATCAAGGGCCTGCTGCACCTGAGCGATGCGCTGCCAGAGCTGCGCATTATCGTCGACCACCTGCCCAACGCCCAAGTCCCTGCGGCTCAAGAAGCTGCGTTTAACGCCGACCTGCTGCGCCTCGCCGAGCGCCCGAATGTATTCGCCAAGCTCGCGGAAATCCCGCAGCTCGGCCCCCAGGGCTTGATCACCGACACGGCGTTCTACAACGACCGCCTGGCCGTGCTGTGGGAAGCCTTTGGTGAAGACCGCTGCTTCTTCGGCAGCGACTGGCCCAATAGCGATCACCTGGCGGATTTCGCCACCACATTGGGGCTGGTCAAGCGCTGCATGGCCGGCAAGCCCGAGGCGAAGCAAGCCAAGTTCTTCCTGCACAACGCAGTGCGCATCTACACGCCGACGCCACCCCATGGAGACCACTGA
- a CDS encoding aldolase/citrate lyase family protein, whose product MNMPRNGFKAALAKDATHYGIWAGFATGYAAEIVASFGYDWMLIDGEHAPNTVPSVLNQLQAVAPYTTAPVVRAVNGDASLIKQLLDVGAQTLMIPMVETAEQAQALVRAMRYPPHGIRGVGGGLTRATRWDGVHDYLNTAHEQLCLIVQVESRLGVENVAAIAAVEGVDAVFIGPADLSIGLGHAGNPGHPDVQERIKHAVDATLAAGKVSGILAPNEDDARRYQAWGCRFIAVAIDISLLRQSALATLARYRPAADTQAPSRTY is encoded by the coding sequence ATGAACATGCCCCGCAATGGCTTCAAGGCGGCCCTCGCCAAGGACGCCACCCACTATGGTATCTGGGCCGGTTTCGCCACCGGCTACGCCGCCGAGATCGTTGCCAGCTTCGGCTATGACTGGATGCTGATAGACGGCGAACACGCGCCCAATACCGTGCCCAGCGTGCTCAACCAATTGCAGGCGGTAGCGCCCTACACCACCGCGCCGGTGGTGCGCGCGGTCAACGGTGACGCCAGCCTGATCAAGCAGCTGCTCGATGTCGGTGCCCAGACCTTGATGATCCCCATGGTGGAAACCGCCGAGCAAGCCCAGGCCCTGGTGCGCGCCATGCGTTATCCACCCCATGGCATCCGAGGGGTCGGCGGCGGTTTGACCCGCGCCACACGCTGGGACGGTGTGCACGACTACCTGAACACCGCCCATGAGCAGCTGTGCCTGATCGTGCAGGTGGAATCGCGCCTTGGCGTCGAAAACGTCGCTGCGATTGCCGCCGTGGAAGGTGTCGACGCCGTGTTCATCGGCCCCGCCGACCTCTCCATCGGCCTCGGGCATGCTGGCAATCCCGGCCATCCCGACGTGCAGGAACGCATCAAGCACGCGGTCGACGCCACACTGGCCGCCGGCAAGGTCAGCGGCATCCTGGCGCCCAACGAAGACGACGCACGCCGCTACCAGGCCTGGGGGTGCCGCTTCATCGCGGTGGCCATCGACATCAGCCTGCTGCGCCAGAGCGCCCTGGCCACCCTCGCCCGCTATCGACCGGCTGCCGACACCCAAGCGCCTTCGCGCACTTACTGA
- the aldA gene encoding aldehyde dehydrogenase — protein sequence MSSVPVYQNFINGRFTPSEAHIDVLNPATGALLSKVPASSAAEVDQALAAARQAHKAWARKPAIERAGHLRRIAAKLRENVAHLARTITLEQGKVSGLAEVEVNFTADYLDYMAEWARRIEGEIITSDRANENIFLFRKPLGVVAGILPWNFPFFLIARKMAPALLTGNTIVIKPSEETPNNCFEFAKLVAETDLPAGVFNVVCGDGQVGGALTAHKGVDMISFTGSVATGSRIMAAAAPNITKLNLELGGKAPAIVLADADLELAVKAIRDSRIINTGQVCNCAERVYVERKVADSFIERISAAMSATRYGDPIAQADVEMGPLINRQGLDSVNRKVRKALSQGASLISGGQIADLGTGFHFQPTVLAGCRADMEIMREEIFGPVLPIQIVDDLEEAIALANDCEYGLTSSIYTRDLGKAMHAVREIDFGETYVNRENFEAMQGFHAGVRKSGIGGADGKHGLYEYTHTHVVYMQS from the coding sequence ATGTCATCCGTTCCCGTTTACCAAAATTTCATCAATGGCCGCTTCACCCCAAGCGAAGCGCACATCGACGTGCTCAACCCGGCGACTGGCGCGCTGCTGTCCAAGGTGCCGGCGTCCAGCGCCGCCGAGGTCGACCAGGCCCTTGCCGCCGCGCGCCAGGCGCACAAGGCCTGGGCGCGCAAACCCGCCATCGAGCGTGCCGGGCACCTGCGCCGCATCGCCGCCAAGCTGCGCGAGAACGTCGCGCACCTGGCGCGTACCATTACCCTCGAACAAGGCAAAGTCAGCGGCTTGGCGGAGGTGGAAGTGAACTTCACCGCCGACTACCTCGACTATATGGCCGAGTGGGCCCGGCGCATCGAAGGCGAGATCATTACCAGCGACCGCGCCAACGAAAATATCTTCCTGTTCCGCAAGCCCTTGGGCGTGGTGGCGGGCATCCTGCCGTGGAATTTCCCGTTCTTCCTGATCGCGCGCAAAATGGCCCCGGCGTTGCTCACCGGCAACACCATCGTGATCAAGCCCAGCGAAGAAACCCCGAACAACTGTTTTGAGTTTGCCAAGCTCGTCGCCGAGACCGACCTGCCGGCCGGCGTGTTCAACGTTGTGTGCGGTGACGGCCAGGTCGGCGGCGCGCTGACGGCGCACAAGGGCGTAGACATGATCAGCTTCACCGGCAGCGTCGCCACCGGTTCGCGGATCATGGCGGCCGCCGCACCGAACATCACCAAGCTCAACCTCGAATTGGGCGGCAAGGCACCGGCCATCGTGCTGGCGGATGCCGACCTGGAGCTGGCGGTCAAGGCCATCCGCGACTCGCGCATCATCAACACCGGCCAGGTGTGCAACTGCGCCGAGAGGGTGTACGTGGAGCGCAAGGTCGCCGACTCATTCATTGAGCGCATCAGCGCAGCCATGTCCGCCACCCGCTACGGCGACCCCATCGCCCAGGCCGACGTGGAAATGGGCCCGCTGATCAATCGCCAGGGCCTGGACAGCGTCAACCGCAAGGTCCGCAAGGCCCTGAGCCAGGGCGCGAGTCTGATCAGCGGCGGGCAAATTGCCGACCTGGGCACCGGCTTCCACTTCCAGCCGACGGTATTGGCCGGCTGCCGCGCCGACATGGAGATCATGCGCGAAGAGATCTTCGGCCCGGTGCTGCCGATCCAGATTGTCGACGACCTCGAAGAAGCCATCGCCCTGGCCAATGACTGCGAATACGGCCTGACATCGTCGATCTACACCCGTGACCTGGGCAAGGCCATGCACGCGGTGCGCGAGATCGACTTCGGCGAAACCTACGTGAACCGAGAAAACTTCGAGGCCATGCAAGGCTTCCATGCGGGTGTGCGCAAATCCGGCATCGGCGGCGCCGACGGCAAGCACGGCCTGTACGAGTACACCCACACACATGTGGTGTACATGCAAAGCTGA
- the rhaT gene encoding L-rhamnose/proton symporter RhaT, which produces MEIILLGVILHFIGGFASGSFYIPYKKVRGWAWESYWITGGLVSWLIVPLIAAQLTVPGWAQILRNADTSTLLWTYLFGVLWGIGGLTFGLTMRYLGLSLGMSLIMGLTSALGALMPALYRDLFTTQTEGTLTSMLASQGGHWVLWGVAVSLIGIAVCGKAGLIKEREVSQAVKFASVSEFSLAKGMLVAVISGVLSACFSYGISAGRPLAAAAVEHGANSLFQNNVTFMVIMWGGLTTNGIWCLWLNWRNRTFHNYTDRSTPLLGNYLLVAIAGTLWFLQFFFYGMGESRLQNDASSWVLHMSFIIIVSNCWGLYFREWHGTSAANKGVLVAGIAVILGAIAMVGYGNYLG; this is translated from the coding sequence GTGGAAATCATTCTCCTTGGTGTGATTCTGCACTTTATCGGCGGCTTCGCTTCCGGCAGTTTCTACATCCCCTACAAAAAAGTCCGCGGCTGGGCCTGGGAAAGCTACTGGATCACTGGCGGCCTGGTGTCCTGGTTGATCGTGCCGCTCATCGCCGCGCAGCTGACGGTGCCCGGCTGGGCGCAGATCCTGCGCAATGCCGACACCAGCACCCTGCTCTGGACTTACCTGTTCGGCGTGTTGTGGGGTATCGGCGGGCTGACGTTCGGGCTGACCATGCGCTACCTTGGCTTGTCCCTGGGCATGTCGCTGATCATGGGCCTTACCTCAGCCCTTGGCGCCTTGATGCCGGCGCTGTACCGCGACCTGTTTACCACGCAAACCGAAGGCACGCTGACCTCGATGCTGGCCTCTCAAGGTGGGCATTGGGTGCTGTGGGGCGTGGCCGTGTCGCTGATCGGCATCGCGGTGTGCGGCAAGGCCGGGCTGATCAAGGAACGCGAAGTCTCCCAGGCGGTGAAGTTCGCCAGTGTCAGCGAGTTCTCCCTGGCCAAGGGCATGCTGGTGGCGGTGATCTCCGGGGTGCTGAGCGCTTGTTTCAGCTACGGCATTTCCGCAGGTCGGCCACTGGCTGCAGCGGCTGTGGAGCATGGCGCGAACAGCCTGTTCCAGAACAACGTGACCTTCATGGTGATCATGTGGGGCGGCCTGACCACCAATGGCATCTGGTGCCTGTGGCTGAACTGGCGCAACCGCACCTTCCATAACTACACCGACCGCAGCACCCCGCTGCTGGGTAACTACTTGCTGGTGGCCATCGCTGGCACCCTGTGGTTCCTGCAATTTTTCTTCTACGGCATGGGCGAAAGCCGCCTGCAGAACGACGCCAGTTCCTGGGTGCTGCACATGTCTTTCATCATCATCGTGTCCAACTGCTGGGGCCTGTACTTCCGCGAATGGCACGGCACCAGCGCCGCCAATAAAGGCGTGCTGGTAGCCGGTATCGCTGTGATCCTCGGCGCGATCGCCATGGTCGGCTACGGCAATTACCTCGGCTGA
- a CDS encoding FecR domain-containing protein has product MSRDVARAAAQWLALLESGAATERDHAALQHWRDSHPQHEQTWQKAQALRQRFSDLPHALAMASLDRPQPGRRAVLKRALGIAALVPTAWLVSRQLPIEAWRADLHTATGERKRMPLADGGSLQLNTATAVDVDLAQRRITLVDGELALNVPGAAAMTVRTRYGELSVSQADVCVRQQASGCLVSVLKGSVPVRDLSGQMTTLQGGQQASLKASGLGAWGPFDVLQLGWRDGVLTAQNQALGDFLRDLERYRPGVLRWEPSLETLRVTGSFRLDDTDRILNLLASTLGLELHARTRYWVTLTPRKSLT; this is encoded by the coding sequence GTGAGTCGCGACGTTGCCCGTGCGGCCGCGCAGTGGCTGGCGCTGCTGGAGTCCGGCGCGGCCACCGAGCGTGATCACGCCGCGTTGCAGCACTGGCGTGACAGCCATCCCCAGCATGAACAGACCTGGCAAAAGGCCCAGGCCCTGCGCCAGCGTTTCAGCGACTTGCCCCACGCCCTGGCAATGGCCAGCCTCGACCGCCCGCAACCTGGGCGCCGCGCCGTGCTCAAGCGCGCCCTTGGAATTGCAGCATTGGTACCGACCGCCTGGCTGGTCAGCCGTCAACTGCCCATCGAGGCTTGGCGTGCCGACCTGCACACCGCCACCGGCGAGCGCAAGCGCATGCCGTTGGCCGACGGCGGTAGCTTGCAGCTCAATACCGCGACGGCGGTCGACGTGGACCTGGCGCAGCGACGCATCACGTTGGTGGACGGCGAGTTGGCGTTGAATGTACCCGGCGCAGCGGCGATGACCGTCCGTACGCGTTACGGCGAGTTGAGCGTCAGCCAGGCCGACGTGTGCGTACGGCAGCAGGCCAGCGGTTGTCTGGTGTCGGTGCTCAAGGGCTCAGTCCCGGTGCGGGACCTGAGCGGCCAAATGACGACCCTGCAGGGGGGGCAGCAAGCGTCGCTCAAAGCCAGCGGGCTGGGGGCCTGGGGCCCGTTCGATGTATTGCAGCTGGGCTGGCGCGACGGTGTGCTGACGGCGCAGAACCAGGCGCTGGGCGACTTCCTGCGGGACCTCGAGCGTTATCGGCCAGGCGTGTTGCGTTGGGAGCCGAGCCTGGAAACGTTGCGGGTTACCGGCAGTTTTCGCCTGGACGACACCGACCGCATCCTCAACCTGCTGGCCTCGACGTTGGGGCTGGAGCTGCACGCACGCACGCGGTATTGGGTCACCCTCACACCGCGCAAATCCCTGACCTGA
- a CDS encoding LysR family transcriptional regulator produces MRSPAISPSLFNRLRYKHLHMLVALSSSQNLHRASQALNMSQPAATRMLREIEDMFACDLFERLPRGMRPTALGQELIRFAESALSGLDRCAEDLVARQQGGYGYLSIGTIMGAAPDLVMDCIAQIKSLNPQLRIRIMGDTSDQVIQLLEQGRIDLAISRRNAATDSEHYSFEPLGNERLLVVVHAGHPLAQREHLPLDELVRDWPWILQPQTSPARIGFDQALQDLALPSPADIIECSSVYSMQQLIQLTDAVMVLSESALRDYLKMGLVVALPVALEVRLAPFGILLRKGEGVSRELGLFIDLLRQKAAML; encoded by the coding sequence ATGCGTAGTCCCGCGATCTCTCCCAGCCTGTTCAACCGCCTGCGCTACAAGCATCTGCACATGCTCGTAGCGCTGAGTTCCAGCCAGAACCTGCACCGCGCGTCCCAGGCGCTGAACATGTCGCAACCAGCGGCTACGCGCATGCTGCGCGAGATCGAGGACATGTTCGCCTGCGACCTCTTCGAACGTTTGCCGAGGGGCATGCGCCCTACGGCCCTTGGCCAGGAATTGATCCGCTTCGCCGAATCGGCCTTGAGTGGCCTGGACCGTTGCGCCGAAGACTTGGTGGCGCGCCAGCAGGGCGGTTACGGCTACCTGTCGATCGGCACCATCATGGGCGCCGCGCCGGACTTGGTGATGGACTGCATCGCGCAGATCAAGTCGCTGAACCCGCAATTGCGTATCCGCATCATGGGCGATACCAGCGACCAGGTGATTCAGTTGCTTGAGCAGGGACGCATCGACCTGGCGATCTCGCGGCGCAACGCGGCCACCGATAGCGAGCACTACAGCTTCGAACCCCTGGGCAACGAACGCTTGCTGGTGGTCGTGCATGCAGGCCATCCGCTGGCCCAGCGTGAGCACTTGCCGCTGGATGAACTGGTGCGTGACTGGCCGTGGATCCTGCAACCGCAAACCAGCCCGGCACGCATCGGTTTCGACCAGGCCCTGCAGGATCTCGCGCTGCCGAGCCCGGCCGACATCATCGAATGCAGCTCGGTGTATTCCATGCAGCAGTTGATCCAGCTCACCGATGCCGTGATGGTGCTGTCGGAAAGTGCCCTGCGCGACTACCTGAAAATGGGTCTGGTGGTGGCGCTGCCGGTGGCCCTGGAGGTGCGGCTGGCACCGTTTGGCATCTTGTTGCGCAAAGGCGAAGGGGTCAGCCGCGAGTTGGGGTTGTTTATCGACTTGCTGCGACAGAAGGCGGCGATGCTGTGA